From Streptomyces sp. NBC_01460, a single genomic window includes:
- a CDS encoding ADP-ribosylglycohydrolase family protein, producing MRGTASWGSGVARRSRVRGALLGGAVGDALGNPVEFLSLDGIRRTHGERGVRGLVADADGVAGRITDDTQMTLFTVEGLIRARSRAASKGIGGAETETVRHAYLRWLDTQNHASPPARAGDDPVRTGWLRQQPWLYARRAPGNACLTGLASGPTPAPGVELVLPGPVNPHSKGCGTVMRSAPFGLLGADAAEAFSLAARCALITHGHPTGAYAAGTLAAIVTHLLEGDSPEGAVLRAMDLLGRRRGHEETTAALRAAVDLATLGRPSAERVESLGAGWVAEEALAIAVYCVLVLPGAEDVAEALLLSVNHSGDSDSTGSVCGNLLGAHHGDVRLPAAWLARTEGRSVIAEIADDLSMELEQPVRWPEGRYPHH from the coding sequence ATGCGGGGAACGGCGTCATGGGGTTCCGGAGTCGCCCGCCGGTCCAGGGTGCGCGGCGCGCTGCTGGGCGGCGCCGTCGGGGACGCGCTGGGCAACCCCGTCGAGTTCCTCTCCCTGGACGGCATCCGCCGCACCCACGGCGAGCGGGGCGTACGCGGCCTCGTCGCGGATGCCGACGGGGTCGCCGGACGGATCACGGACGACACCCAGATGACGCTCTTCACGGTCGAGGGGCTGATCAGGGCCCGTTCCCGGGCTGCCTCCAAGGGCATCGGGGGTGCGGAGACCGAGACCGTCCGCCATGCCTATCTGCGCTGGCTCGACACCCAGAACCACGCCTCCCCGCCCGCGCGCGCCGGTGACGACCCCGTACGGACCGGCTGGCTCAGGCAGCAGCCCTGGCTGTACGCGCGCCGCGCTCCGGGCAACGCGTGCCTGACGGGGCTGGCCTCCGGCCCGACCCCGGCGCCCGGCGTGGAGCTCGTGCTGCCGGGCCCCGTCAATCCGCACTCCAAGGGCTGCGGCACGGTGATGAGGTCGGCCCCCTTCGGTCTGCTGGGAGCGGACGCGGCGGAGGCCTTCTCGCTGGCCGCCAGGTGCGCGCTGATCACCCACGGCCATCCCACGGGTGCGTACGCGGCGGGCACGCTCGCCGCGATCGTCACGCATCTGCTGGAGGGCGACTCGCCGGAGGGCGCCGTGCTGCGCGCCATGGACCTCCTGGGCCGCCGGCGCGGACACGAGGAGACGACGGCCGCCCTGCGCGCGGCGGTCGACCTCGCGACCCTCGGCCGTCCGTCCGCCGAGCGGGTCGAGTCGCTGGGAGCGGGCTGGGTCGCGGAGGAGGCCCTGGCCATCGCCGTGTACTGCGTGCTCGTGCTCCCGGGGGCCGAGGACGTCGCCGAAGCGCTGCTCCTGTCCGTCAACCACTCCGGGGACAGCGACTCCACGGGCTCCGTCTGCGGCAATCTGCTCGGCGCGCACCACGGCGACGTACGGCTGCCCGCCGCCTGGCTGGCCCGCACCGAGGGGCGGTCCGTGATCGCGGAGATCGCCGACGACCTGTCCATGGAGCTGGAGCAGCCGGTGAGGTGGCCCGAGGGCCGCTACCCGCATCACTGA
- a CDS encoding DoxX family protein — MSETAATASPAVSEAATAPPAVPGRTPAPRRRVASAALTGARVVLALFLGFSAVAKLVAHTSAVESFDRMGWGSGAMYAIGGLELAGALALLVPLLAGVAAVALVGLLAGAAVVQLTLLDPPNAVMPALLVVLVVLIARERRERTRELFALLGGRGRGGESRAGQ; from the coding sequence ATGTCCGAAACCGCCGCCACCGCCTCGCCCGCCGTGTCCGAAGCCGCCACCGCCCCGCCCGCCGTGCCGGGCCGTACCCCTGCGCCGCGCCGCCGCGTGGCATCCGCCGCGCTGACCGGGGCCCGGGTGGTCCTCGCGCTGTTCCTCGGCTTCAGCGCGGTGGCCAAGCTCGTCGCCCACACGTCGGCCGTCGAGTCGTTCGACCGGATGGGCTGGGGCAGCGGGGCGATGTACGCGATCGGTGGCCTGGAGCTCGCCGGTGCGCTGGCCCTGCTGGTCCCACTGCTCGCCGGGGTGGCCGCCGTCGCGCTCGTCGGGCTGCTGGCCGGCGCGGCCGTCGTCCAGCTGACGCTGCTCGACCCGCCGAACGCGGTCATGCCCGCCCTGCTCGTCGTCCTGGTCGTCCTGATCGCCCGGGAACGGCGGGAACGTACCCGGGAGCTGTTCGCGCTGCTCGGCGGGCGCGGTCGCGGCGGAGAGTCCCGCGCCGGTCAGTGA
- a CDS encoding class I SAM-dependent methyltransferase encodes MSGELVREGHSGTGPGPVTPDGCAVELYTRLSAGTEPDVIGSVLRPGASVLELGCGTGRVTHPLVAQGLQVTAVDESEQMLERVRGARTVRSPIEALDLGEERFDAVVLGSFLVHTSDHRVREGLLATCRRYVKDDGVVLIQREGADYHSDLPREREDRAAGCTIRILSAEPVGDGVDEVRAEYVFEDARWTQTFRSRALSVERFEACLGEAGLLVDRYLTPDGTWVLARPEAL; translated from the coding sequence ATGAGCGGAGAACTGGTACGTGAGGGACACAGCGGGACGGGGCCCGGCCCGGTCACTCCGGACGGCTGCGCGGTCGAGCTCTACACCCGCCTGTCCGCCGGCACCGAGCCGGACGTGATCGGCTCGGTGCTGCGGCCGGGGGCGAGCGTGCTCGAACTGGGCTGCGGGACGGGCCGGGTGACGCATCCGCTGGTCGCTCAGGGCCTCCAGGTGACCGCGGTGGACGAGTCGGAACAGATGCTGGAGCGCGTCCGGGGCGCCCGTACGGTCCGGAGCCCGATCGAGGCGCTGGACCTCGGGGAGGAGCGGTTCGACGCCGTCGTGCTCGGCTCGTTCCTGGTGCACACGAGCGATCACCGGGTCAGGGAGGGGCTGCTCGCGACCTGCCGCAGATACGTGAAGGACGACGGTGTCGTGCTCATCCAGCGTGAGGGCGCCGACTACCACTCCGATCTGCCCAGGGAGCGGGAGGACCGGGCCGCCGGCTGCACCATCCGGATCCTCTCGGCGGAGCCCGTGGGCGACGGGGTCGACGAGGTGCGCGCGGAGTACGTGTTCGAGGACGCCCGGTGGACCCAGACCTTCCGGTCGCGGGCGCTTTCCGTGGAGCGGTTCGAGGCGTGTCTGGGCGAGGCCGGACTCCTCGTCGACCGCTATCTCACCCCCGACGGCACATGGGTCCTGGCCCGGCCCGAGGCGCTCTGA
- the coaE gene encoding dephospho-CoA kinase → MLKVGLTGGIGAGKSEVSRLLAQYGAVLIDADRIAREVVEPGTPGLTAVVEAFGPGILRPDGSLDRSALGSIVFADPERLATLNALVHPLVGARSAELERAAGAGAVVVHDVPLLTENGLAPLYDLVVVVDAAPATQLDRLVRLRGMTESDARARMAAQATREERLAVAGLVVDNDGPLEDLEPQVRALWSELTARAATG, encoded by the coding sequence ATGCTGAAAGTGGGCCTGACCGGCGGGATCGGCGCCGGCAAGAGCGAAGTGTCACGGCTGCTCGCGCAGTACGGAGCCGTACTGATCGACGCCGACCGGATCGCCCGGGAGGTCGTCGAGCCCGGAACCCCGGGGCTCACGGCCGTCGTCGAGGCCTTCGGCCCCGGAATCCTGAGGCCCGACGGGTCCCTGGACCGGTCGGCGCTCGGCTCGATCGTCTTCGCCGACCCCGAGCGGCTGGCCACGCTCAACGCCCTCGTCCACCCGCTCGTCGGGGCGCGTTCCGCCGAGCTGGAGCGGGCCGCCGGAGCCGGCGCGGTCGTCGTCCACGACGTCCCGCTGCTCACCGAGAACGGCCTCGCTCCTCTCTACGACCTGGTCGTGGTCGTGGACGCGGCTCCCGCGACCCAGCTCGACCGGCTCGTGCGGCTGCGCGGCATGACGGAGTCCGACGCCCGCGCCCGGATGGCGGCGCAGGCCACCCGCGAGGAGCGGCTGGCCGTCGCGGGTCTGGTCGTGGACAACGACGGGCCGCTGGAGGATCTGGAACCGCAGGTCCGCGCTCTCTGGTCGGAGCTCACCGCCCGGGCCGCCACCGGCTGA
- a CDS encoding DUF6343 family protein, with the protein MRTGSEPSTARSPLRMRLWLSVWGMIWALFGVVAFVATGRAGWATACAVLLAVTVVDLCVVIRHLRQGPHYQPGRDVPPYEPERGGRSPYVP; encoded by the coding sequence ATGCGCACCGGAAGTGAACCGTCCACCGCTCGCAGCCCCCTGCGGATGCGACTGTGGCTGAGTGTATGGGGCATGATCTGGGCCCTGTTCGGCGTGGTGGCCTTCGTGGCGACCGGGCGGGCCGGCTGGGCGACGGCCTGCGCCGTCCTGCTGGCGGTGACGGTCGTGGACCTCTGCGTCGTCATCCGTCACCTGCGGCAGGGGCCGCACTACCAGCCCGGCCGGGACGTCCCCCCGTACGAGCCCGAGCGAGGCGGACGGAGTCCCTACGTCCCCTGA
- a CDS encoding PAC2 family protein — MPDPQSLYEWEPKGLAVVDMALAQESAGLVMLYHFDGYIDAGETGEQIVDGLLETLPHQIVARFDHDRLVDYRARRPLLTFKRDRWESFEAPTLDVRVVQDATGAPFLLLSGPEPDVEWERFAAAVEQVVERLGVRLSVNFHGIPMGVPHTRPVGITPHGNRTDLMPGHRSLFDEAQVPGSAEALVEYRLMEAGHDVLGVATHVPHYVARSAYPDAALTALEAITAATGLVLPSLAHTLRTEAHRTQTEIARQVGQGDEELVSLVEGLEHQYDAVAGSETRGNLVAEPVDLPSADEIGLEFERFLAEREGDS, encoded by the coding sequence GTGCCTGATCCGCAGAGTTTGTACGAATGGGAGCCGAAGGGCCTGGCCGTCGTCGACATGGCGCTCGCCCAGGAGTCGGCCGGCCTGGTCATGCTCTACCACTTCGACGGATACATCGACGCGGGCGAGACCGGCGAGCAGATCGTCGACGGCCTGCTCGAGACGCTGCCGCACCAGATCGTGGCCCGCTTCGACCACGACCGGCTCGTCGACTACCGGGCGCGCCGCCCGCTGCTCACCTTCAAGCGCGACCGGTGGGAGTCGTTCGAGGCGCCCACCCTGGACGTCCGGGTCGTGCAGGACGCCACGGGCGCGCCCTTCCTGCTCCTGTCCGGACCCGAGCCGGACGTGGAGTGGGAGAGGTTCGCCGCCGCCGTGGAGCAGGTCGTGGAGCGGCTGGGTGTCCGCCTCTCGGTCAACTTCCACGGCATCCCCATGGGCGTTCCGCACACCCGTCCCGTCGGCATCACCCCGCACGGCAACCGCACCGACCTGATGCCCGGACACCGCAGCCTCTTCGACGAGGCGCAGGTCCCCGGTTCGGCCGAGGCGCTCGTCGAGTACCGGCTGATGGAGGCCGGGCACGACGTCCTCGGTGTCGCCACCCACGTGCCGCACTACGTCGCCCGGTCCGCCTACCCGGACGCCGCGCTCACCGCCCTGGAGGCGATCACCGCGGCGACCGGGCTGGTCCTGCCGAGCCTCGCGCACACCCTGCGCACGGAGGCGCACCGCACCCAGACCGAGATCGCCCGGCAGGTCGGCCAGGGCGACGAGGAACTCGTCTCGCTCGTCGAGGGTCTGGAGCACCAGTACGACGCGGTCGCGGGATCCGAGACGCGGGGCAACCTCGTCGCGGAGCCGGTCGACCTGCCCTCGGCCGACGAGATCGGCCTCGAATTCGAACGCTTCCTCGCGGAACGCGAGGGTGATTCCTGA
- a CDS encoding tetratricopeptide repeat protein: MPERNPETHVIDFRAAEQLLAARDPRGAVKLLDSVIAAHPENTAARLLRARAFFAAAQLRPAELEFELVLEREPDNAFAHFALARTFQRAGRPEQATRHFRLAAALDPNPEYLRAARFDDRP; the protein is encoded by the coding sequence GTGCCCGAGAGAAACCCGGAAACCCATGTCATCGACTTCCGCGCGGCGGAGCAGCTGCTCGCCGCCCGGGATCCACGGGGCGCGGTCAAGCTGCTCGACTCGGTGATAGCCGCCCATCCGGAGAACACCGCGGCCCGGCTGCTGCGTGCGCGTGCGTTCTTCGCCGCCGCTCAACTGCGCCCGGCCGAGCTTGAGTTCGAGCTGGTCCTGGAGCGGGAGCCGGACAACGCCTTCGCGCACTTCGCCCTGGCCCGGACCTTCCAGCGCGCGGGCCGCCCCGAACAGGCCACCCGCCACTTCCGGCTGGCCGCCGCGCTCGACCCGAATCCGGAGTACCTGCGGGCCGCCCGCTTCGACGACCGTCCCTGA